One window from the genome of Streptomyces sp. WZ-12 encodes:
- a CDS encoding amidase, producing the protein MNTELWKHHATELGAAVVRGEVSAAEVVESHLERIAAVNPAANAITQLMADSAREAARATDRRRAAGEQLGPLAGVPFTVKENIHVAGWATTHGVPKLRDHLAEADSPPVRRLRAAGAIPIGHTNMPDLAISSDPASQLYGRTYNPWDRSKTPGGSSSGDGVAVAVGMAALGLGNDSGGSVRMPAAFNGVAGLAPSHGRFAADHRVRGQEPMLASQLIPVDGPIARSVADLRAAYEALAGADLEDPRAVPVPAYGPRPTGPLKVGIVADPAGAGVDPEIRAAINQAATALEEAGYATEEVQIPRLAETLECYGKLIMTEFGVKWPRIRQLLTERGAQHIDLFMERTPHTDLDEFLRQTGVRLSIQRDWAKLLDTHPLLLGATCPQPVPGADLLPDDTDTESHAQMMLAGALCTVTSLVGVPAVSVPTGFAGGMPQGVQLIGQRYREDLCLEAAEVIERHFGVLAPIDPRP; encoded by the coding sequence ATGAACACCGAACTGTGGAAGCACCATGCGACCGAGCTGGGCGCGGCCGTCGTCCGCGGCGAGGTCTCTGCGGCCGAGGTCGTGGAGAGTCACCTGGAGCGCATCGCGGCGGTGAACCCGGCCGCGAACGCCATCACCCAACTCATGGCGGACAGCGCCCGCGAAGCCGCGCGCGCAACGGACCGGCGCCGCGCGGCCGGGGAACAGCTCGGCCCGCTGGCCGGGGTGCCGTTCACCGTCAAGGAGAACATCCACGTGGCGGGGTGGGCGACCACGCACGGTGTGCCGAAGCTCCGCGATCACCTGGCCGAGGCCGACTCCCCACCGGTGCGCCGACTCCGTGCCGCCGGGGCGATCCCGATCGGCCACACCAACATGCCCGACCTGGCGATTTCCTCAGACCCCGCGAGCCAGCTCTACGGCAGGACGTACAACCCCTGGGACCGGTCGAAGACCCCGGGCGGGAGCAGCAGCGGGGACGGGGTGGCGGTGGCGGTCGGCATGGCGGCGCTCGGCCTCGGCAACGACTCGGGGGGCTCGGTGCGCATGCCCGCGGCCTTCAACGGAGTGGCGGGACTGGCGCCGAGCCACGGCCGCTTCGCCGCCGACCACCGCGTCAGGGGCCAGGAACCGATGCTGGCCTCCCAACTCATCCCCGTAGACGGCCCGATCGCCCGCTCGGTCGCCGACCTGCGTGCGGCCTACGAGGCACTGGCGGGCGCGGATCTGGAGGACCCGCGGGCGGTCCCGGTGCCTGCATACGGGCCCCGCCCCACCGGCCCGCTCAAGGTCGGCATCGTGGCCGACCCGGCCGGAGCCGGCGTCGACCCCGAGATCCGCGCCGCCATCAACCAGGCAGCAACCGCCCTGGAGGAGGCGGGCTATGCGACCGAGGAGGTGCAGATCCCCCGGCTCGCCGAGACCCTGGAGTGTTACGGCAAGCTCATCATGACCGAGTTCGGCGTGAAGTGGCCCCGCATCAGGCAGTTGCTCACCGAAAGGGGCGCCCAGCACATCGACTTGTTCATGGAACGCACTCCGCACACCGATCTCGACGAGTTCCTCCGGCAGACCGGTGTCCGGCTCAGCATCCAACGCGACTGGGCCAAGCTCCTGGACACTCACCCGTTGCTCCTCGGGGCCACCTGCCCCCAGCCCGTTCCCGGGGCCGACTTGCTCCCCGACGACACCGACACCGAGAGTCACGCCCAGATGATGCTGGCGGGAGCCCTGTGCACCGTGACCTCCCTTGTCGGAGTGCCTGCGGTGAGCGTGCCCACCGGGTTCGCGGGCGGCATGCCTCAGGGCGTCCAGCTCATCGGCCAGAGGTACCGCGAGGACTTGTGCCTGGAGGCCGCCGAGGTGATCGAGCGTCACTTCGGCGTACTGGCCCCCATCGACCCGCGCCCGTAA